The DNA segment GGTATGAAGACTAACTCTCTAATTGAAGGCCAAGGTCTAGAAGTCTTAGTACAGAATATTGATAGAGGTGGTAGAGTTAAACTTTCTCTTGTAGTGAGGTGATTTTATGAGTGTAGAAGTTAAAAGTATTGAGCCAATAAACTTTACAGAGGCTGCTTCTTTAAAAGTCAAAGAGTTGATTGAAGAAGAGGGTGATAATTCTCTTAGCCTTAGAGTATATATCACAGGTGGAGGTTGTTCTGGATTTCAATATGCCTTTGCTTTTGATAATGAAGTAAAAGAGGATGATATGGTTTTTACTAAAAATGGTGTTCGTCTTGTTGTTGATTCGATGAGCTTTCAGTATCTAGTTGGTGCTGATGTTGATTATATGGATGATGTTGAAGGCGCTTATTTTGTAATTAGAAACCCAAATGCCAAAACTACTTGTGGATGTGGTTCATCTTTTTCTGTATAATGGCTATAGTTGTATTTAAATAATTTTAAGTAAAAATCTTATGAAAATTGCTAATTTTGAAGTAGGAAATGGCAAGCCATTTTTCTTAATGTCTGGTCCTTGTGTTATTGAATCTGAGCAAATGGCTATGGATACTGCTGGGTACCTTACTGAAGTAACTAAGGATCTTGGTATAAATTTTGTGTATAAGTCGTCTTTTGACAAAGCTAATCGCTCATCTATAGATAGTTTTAGAGGATTGGGCGTAGATAAAGGTATTGAAATTTTAGCAAAGGTTAAAAAAACTTATAATATACCTATTGTTACAGATGTTCATGAAGATACACCATTTGCTGAAGTTGCTAAAGTTGTTGATGTACTACAAACGCCAGCCTTTTTATGCCGTCAAACAAATTTTATCGTTGAGGTTTGTAAGCAAGGAAAGCCAGTAAATATCAAAAAAGGTCAATTTCTAGCACCTTGGGATATGCAGCATGTAGTAACAAAAGCTAAGTCTACAGGCAATGAGCAGATTATGGTTTGTGAAAGAGGAGTTAGTTTTGGTTATAACAATCTAGTCTCAGATATGCGTTCACTTGAGATTATGAAAGCTACAGGTTGTCCTATAGTATTTGATGCTACGCATTCGGTGCAATTACCAGGAGGTCAAGGTAGCTCTTCTGGTGGTCAAAGAGAATTTGTACCAGTTTTATCAAAAGCAGCAATGGCAGTTGGTATAGATGGACTTTTTATGGAGACCCATCCGAAACCTGATGAAGCTAAAAGTGACGGCCCTAATTCGTTCCCTATGTATAAAATAAAAGAGCTTCTAAGTTTACTAAAAGAGCTTGATAATTTAGTAAAAAGTCAACCAAAAATAGATACTATAGGGTACAAATAATGGCTGGTAAAGGCGATGTTTTCATAATAGGTATAGTTGGTGGCTCTGGCTCTGGTAAAACATTATTTTCGAATGCTATCATCAATAAATTAAAATCAAAACATTTAAACAAAATCGCAGTAATTTCTGAGGATAGATATTATAAAAACTGGGGTGAAATGCTTGGCTTTGAAGAGGCTTGCAAAGTAAACTATGATCATCCAGATGCTTTTGATCATAAATTACTAAGAAAAGATTTAAATAATTTAGTCCAAGGTAATGATATCTATATTCCTCATTATGATTACACTACTCACTCAAGGATTGAGGAAAAAGCAGAGAAAATTGTTGGTGGTGTAAGTGTAATTATCCTTGAAGGAATTATGCTGTTCAATGATCATAAGTTATTAAAAATGATGGATTTTAAGGTTTATATGGATACTCCTGCTGATTTATGTTTTATCAGACGCTTGATGCGTGATCAAAATGAAAGAGGTAGAAGTGTAGAGAATGTTATAAACCAATATCTAGAAACCGTGCGACCAATGCACATTAAATTTATTGAGCCATCAAAGAGAAAAGCAGATATTATAATTCCTGATGGTGCACAAAATAAAACTGTGATTGATATTATATATAATAAAGTAAGACAATTATTGAAAAAAAATGGAGTGAAAAATGGCTAGAGTAACAGTGGAAGATTGCTTAGATAAAGTAGAAACAAGATTTGATTTAGTAGTTTTAGCCTCTATGCGAGCAAGTAAGATACTAAAAAATGGCTATTCTGAATCTATAGAACATGAGAAAAAAGAAAAAGCTACAGTTGTAGCTTTGAGAGAAATTGCTGAGTCAGAAATCACCCCAGAGCAAATATTAAGAAATGAGATAGAAGGATAATATTAATTAATCTGCTTAAAAATATTCTTGATTTGTATTAAAATTTCTATATAATGCATTGCTATCGGGTGCTTAGCTCAGCTGGGAGAGCATCGCCCTTACAAGGCGAGGGTCGGGGGTTCGAGCCCCTCAGCACCTACCACGGTCTAGAGCGGCTTTATGCCTAAATTTTATTTTCAGGTGTTATTTTATACTAATAAAATCTGCTTAGCATGAGGTAGAATTTGTTTAGAGGCATATCTAAGGATATTATATGAAAAAAGTTTTGTTAGGTTCATTAGTAGCAGTGGCAGCTAGTTCTATATCTTATGCTGATAATACTTTAGCAGCAGTTTGTCCAGCTGACTTAAAATATAAAACTATTAGCATGAGAGACATGTCTTTTAAATATGCACAATATAAAGATCATATTTGCGCTATTTTGGAAGTTGAACTTAATAAAAATAAACAATGGCAAGAACAAGGTAGTGGTTGGTTTGCCGCTGGCTTTGGAGCTAATACCATGAAGGATTCAAATATGTTTATATTTGTGCCGCAAAAATCTCAATCTCAATATGTACACTACGATGTTTTTGCAAATATTGGTGGTGCATATGGTCCAATTAAATCTTTAGATACTAAACCACAAAAAGGACAAATAGAGCTTTTATCATCTTCATTAGCTAAAGTTGAGTTCGCATTATATCCACAAAAAATACCAGGTTTAAAAACTAGTGGAAAGATAGATATGATTTTCTCACATTCAAAAGCTGGAGTTTATCAGTTTGCTCCAGGTCATGTCGCGGCATACGATGGTAAAGCTATTAATATAAAATAATAAAAGCCAATACTAACTTTTGTGATTAAGTTGTATTTGTTATTTGAATTAAATACAATTGTCGTAATATTTTTTCGTTGAATTATTTATGGGAATATCTAGACGTCATAATAAGCTAAAAGGTGGAATCTTTGAGGCAGAAATTACAGCATTAAGTCATGATGGTAGAGGTATTGCAAAAGTTGATGGTAAAACTACTTTTATACCTTTTACATTACCTGGAGAAATAGTAAAATTTGAATATACCTTTACAAAAGCAAAATTTGATGAAGCAAAAGTGGTTGAGTATATAAAAAAATCTCCTAGTAGAGTTACACCACCATGTGATTATTTTGAAATATGTGGTGGTTGTAGCTTACAGCATATGTCTACAGCATCGCAAATTGAGCATAAACAACAGACTTTACTTAATCAATTAAAATATATTGGAAATGATGTTGAGCCGGAGAATATTTTACCACCACTACACACAAATAATACCAAAGGTTACCGTAATAAGGCGCGTCTTGGTGTACGCTATGTTACAAAAAAGGACAAAGTACTTGTAGGTTTTAGGGAACGCAATGGTAGGTTTTTAGCTGATATAGATAAATGCATAATATTAAATCCGCTTGTAGGTGAGAAATTAACTGAAATAGCTTCTTTTATAGAGACTCTATCTATACATCAACATATAGTACAGTTAGAGATTGCAATAGATGATACAAGGCCAGCGCTTATTGTACGTCATCTAGAGCCATTTGTGAATGAAGACCTTGAAAAGCTAAAAACTTTTGGTTCGCAAAATAATTACTGGATATATCTACAGTCAAAAGGTCCAGATACAATTTTTAGATTATATCCTGAAAAAGATATTGCTCCAGTCAAGTTAAGTTATCAACCTATTGATGGTATTAGTATTGGTTTTGAGCCAAATGATTTTACCCAAGTAAATAATGATATTAATAGAAAAATGATAAAAAGAGCCATACAGCTTCTTGATATATCAAAGCAAGATTCTATTATCGATTTATTTTGTGGTTTAGGTAATTTTACACTACCAATCTCGAAATATGCTAAAGCTGTAATTGGTGTTGAGGGTGATGCTATGATGGTACAAAGAGCTAAAGAAACTGCAGCTAATAATAACATTACAAATGTTAATTTTTATGCAGCAAATCTTTTTGAGAGTTTTGAGAATAAAGAGTGGTTTAATAATTTTGAATACAATAAGATGCTTTTAGATCCGCCTCGAGCTGGTGCACAAGAAGTTTGTAGCAATATTGAGAAATTTAATGTTGAGCGCATAGTGTATGTTTCATGTGATACTGCTACTTTAGCACGTGATGCTGGCATTTTAGTTAATAGCAAAGGTTACAAATTGATAAGTGCCAGTGTAATGGACATGTTTCCTCATACAATGCATGTTGAGTCAATAGCTATTTTTGAGAAGGTCTAGTAGACACTTATGTACATAGGTTTAGATATCGGTGGTAGTAAATATCTCTACTGGTATTTTTGATGAGCAAAAAAACTGCTTAAGACTTCTAAGGTAAAATCAAAGGGTAAAAGTGATGCTGAGTAATCCTAGCGTAAATTTTCAAAGTAATAATAAATTAATTGATAATATTAAATAAAGGTAAGATAAAAACAATAGGTATTGATTTGGTATTGCTGGCTTTGTTGATTCAAAATTAGGAGTCTTAAATTTCAGCGCTAATATTAACCTTAATGGTATAAATATCGCTAAAAAAGTCAACCAAAAGTTTTCAAATGTAACCAGTATTTATCGAAAATGATGTTAATGTTGGTGTGTCATCGGCGAGTGAAAATATGGTGCTGGTAGATGTCACCAAGTTGAGATATTTGCTGGTACTGGTATTGGTGGTGGTTAAATAACTAGTTTTTATATGGAGTTACAGGTGGTGCTGGTGTTTGTTGGTAATGTAAGCATTAATAGTCAAGGAACTTCTTGTCAAAGCTGTAGTTCACAATGATGTTTAGAAACTTATGCTGGTAAAATTGGTATCGAAAACTGGCTTATTAATTTGCATAAAAAAAGTATAAAAAGCATCTTAATAGATTTTGTCTTAGATATAAAAGATAAATTTAAACTTGGAGATGTAAAAAAATATAAAATAATTCTATCAACAAAACATCAGCTTCTCATATAATTCAATTATTACAAATATTATATTTGACAGCTGCCAGGCAGTGAATAATTTTATTCCAATACGATCACATTATCCAACTATATTTTCTCAAATGTTCCAAATAGTATTTCTAGAATCAAATCAACAGCTTCATCCAAACCTAAATAAGATAAATATTGGGTTAGTTATTATGAAGAAACAAATCAAAACTTTAAACTTATTATATAGTAACTAAAAATTATATAACAAGCATAGATTTACAAACTGTATCTGAGTATTTTTTATGAGCTATTATATTTAAATCATAACTGTGAAATAAGTATTAATAATTATAAATAAATATGAGCATTTTTAAAAATTTTGGAAAAAAAGAAGAGTCACAGTAATTCAAGTGGATTTAATAATATCGAAATTGTTAAATGTTGATCTTAACCTTCATCACCATAAAATGAAATTGAAAAATTAGTAAAATATAAGAGCTTAGGCTATTTGTTGTTTAGCTTGAGAACTACGTCTTACTTGGACAGCTTCAGCTAGCATTTCTAGCATATTAAGAGTTTCTTCAAAGTCAACACATTTATCTGTAACACTTTGTCCATAAGTAAGAGGTTTGTTATTGATATCTTGATTGCCAGCAACAAGATTACTCTCAATCATTACCCCAAAAATATCATTACTTTGCTTTATCTGCTCACAAATATCTGTTAATACTGTAATTTGCTTAGTATGGTCTTTTTGACTATTACCGTGACTACAGTCAACCATTACCTTAGTATGAATATTAGCTTTTTTAAGTTTAGCAATACAGTTATCAACATGCTCTTTACTAAAGTTAGGACCAGAAGCACCACCACGAAGAATTACATGACCATTTTGGTTACCTTTAGTTGCAAATATTGCTGTTGAACCAGATTTTGTCGTACTTAAAAAATGATGCGGATAAGTAGCAGATTTAACTGCATCTACAGCTACTTGGATATCACCATTAGTAGCATTTTTGAAACCAATCGATGCAGAAAGACCAGAAGCTAATTCTCTATGTACTTGGCTTTCAACAGTTCTAGCACCAATTGCTCCCCAAGTGATTAGATCAGCAAAGTATTGAGGGGTGATCACATCTAGAAACTCAGTTGCACACGGCAGTCCAATACTAGTTAAATCTGATAATAAATTACGCGCAAGACGCAAACCTTTGTTGATATTATATGAATTATCAAGGTCAGGATCATTAATAAATCCTTTCCAACCAATCGTTGTGCGTGGCTTTTCAAAATATACTCTCATTATAATAAGTATATTTTTGTGAAATTTCTTAATTTGCTCTTTTAGCTTAGTAGCATACTCAATTGCAGCAACAGGGTCATTGATAGAACAAGGCCCTACAACAACAGCGACTCTATCATCATTTCCATGGATAATATCAGTTATTTCTTTCCGAGATTTTCTTACAGTTTCAAAAGAAGTCTTTAAAAGAGGTATATCTTGGATTAGCACTTCTGCAGGAATCAATACTTTTTCCTTTTTTATATTTATATTAGAAACTTTATCAAAGTTTTTATCACCTATCATTGATTTAGTATATGTCCTTATATTTATTATATACTTATTTTCTTTTACCAAAAAGACCTGACATATTCGCCATACCTTGCATAGTAGGCATGCATTTCATTAAGTTTGCCATACCACCTTTTTTACCAATAACGCTTTTCATCATTTTTTTCATTTGCGTATGTTGCTGAAGCAGTTTATTAAGATCTTGAATTGTAGTTCCAGAC comes from the Francisella persica ATCC VR-331 genome and includes:
- the erpA gene encoding iron-sulfur cluster insertion protein ErpA, encoding MSVEVKSIEPINFTEAASLKVKELIEEEGDNSLSLRVYITGGGCSGFQYAFAFDNEVKEDDMVFTKNGVRLVVDSMSFQYLVGADVDYMDDVEGAYFVIRNPNAKTTCGCGSSFSV
- the kdsA gene encoding 3-deoxy-8-phosphooctulonate synthase, coding for MKIANFEVGNGKPFFLMSGPCVIESEQMAMDTAGYLTEVTKDLGINFVYKSSFDKANRSSIDSFRGLGVDKGIEILAKVKKTYNIPIVTDVHEDTPFAEVAKVVDVLQTPAFLCRQTNFIVEVCKQGKPVNIKKGQFLAPWDMQHVVTKAKSTGNEQIMVCERGVSFGYNNLVSDMRSLEIMKATGCPIVFDATHSVQLPGGQGSSSGGQREFVPVLSKAAMAVGIDGLFMETHPKPDEAKSDGPNSFPMYKIKELLSLLKELDNLVKSQPKIDTIGYK
- the udk gene encoding uridine kinase → MAGKGDVFIIGIVGGSGSGKTLFSNAIINKLKSKHLNKIAVISEDRYYKNWGEMLGFEEACKVNYDHPDAFDHKLLRKDLNNLVQGNDIYIPHYDYTTHSRIEEKAEKIVGGVSVIILEGIMLFNDHKLLKMMDFKVYMDTPADLCFIRRLMRDQNERGRSVENVINQYLETVRPMHIKFIEPSKRKADIIIPDGAQNKTVIDIIYNKVRQLLKKNGVKNG
- the rpoZ gene encoding DNA-directed RNA polymerase subunit omega; its protein translation is MARVTVEDCLDKVETRFDLVVLASMRASKILKNGYSESIEHEKKEKATVVALREIAESEITPEQILRNEIEG
- the rlmD gene encoding 23S rRNA (uracil(1939)-C(5))-methyltransferase RlmD; the encoded protein is MGISRRHNKLKGGIFEAEITALSHDGRGIAKVDGKTTFIPFTLPGEIVKFEYTFTKAKFDEAKVVEYIKKSPSRVTPPCDYFEICGGCSLQHMSTASQIEHKQQTLLNQLKYIGNDVEPENILPPLHTNNTKGYRNKARLGVRYVTKKDKVLVGFRERNGRFLADIDKCIILNPLVGEKLTEIASFIETLSIHQHIVQLEIAIDDTRPALIVRHLEPFVNEDLEKLKTFGSQNNYWIYLQSKGPDTIFRLYPEKDIAPVKLSYQPIDGISIGFEPNDFTQVNNDINRKMIKRAIQLLDISKQDSIIDLFCGLGNFTLPISKYAKAVIGVEGDAMMVQRAKETAANNNITNVNFYAANLFESFENKEWFNNFEYNKMLLDPPRAGAQEVCSNIEKFNVERIVYVSCDTATLARDAGILVNSKGYKLISASVMDMFPHTMHVESIAIFEKV
- a CDS encoding 3-deoxy-7-phosphoheptulonate synthase — translated: MIGDKNFDKVSNINIKKEKVLIPAEVLIQDIPLLKTSFETVRKSRKEITDIIHGNDDRVAVVVGPCSINDPVAAIEYATKLKEQIKKFHKNILIIMRVYFEKPRTTIGWKGFINDPDLDNSYNINKGLRLARNLLSDLTSIGLPCATEFLDVITPQYFADLITWGAIGARTVESQVHRELASGLSASIGFKNATNGDIQVAVDAVKSATYPHHFLSTTKSGSTAIFATKGNQNGHVILRGGASGPNFSKEHVDNCIAKLKKANIHTKVMVDCSHGNSQKDHTKQITVLTDICEQIKQSNDIFGVMIESNLVAGNQDINNKPLTYGQSVTDKCVDFEETLNMLEMLAEAVQVRRSSQAKQQIA